Proteins encoded together in one Myxocyprinus asiaticus isolate MX2 ecotype Aquarium Trade chromosome 21, UBuf_Myxa_2, whole genome shotgun sequence window:
- the LOC127411667 gene encoding tetratricopeptide repeat protein 9A-like — MSVDKVRSEAMLRNRNGAMSVMSSSTGQSPCVVQPPGSRSRGDARHPPHAPHQSGSVKPQNEPAELVKRALDFKTQGTQCYKDKKYREAIGKYHRALLEMKGLCRVLGDPDTIKSPSTVLTSISKSSLTDEQKGAVENAELECYNSLAACLLQMELVNYERVKEYCLKVLRKEGENFKALYRSGVAYYHLGDFSKALHYLKESHKQQPSDTNVIRYIQLTEMKIRRNAQREKSEVL, encoded by the exons ATGAGTGTGGACAAGGTTAGATCTGAAGCAATGCTCCGCAACAGAAACGGCGCGATGAGCGTCATGAGCAGCTCTACCGGTCAGTCACCGTGCGTCGTGCAGCCTCCCGGTAGCCGAAGCCGCGGAGACGCGCGCCACCCGCCGCACGCGCCCCATCAGAGCGGATCTGTGAAACCACAAAACGAGCCTGCAGAACTGGTGAAACGAGCGCTGGACTTCAAGACGCAGGGCACGCAGTGCTACAAGGATAAAAAATACCGCGAGGCCATCGGGAAGTACCACCGCGCGCTGCTGGAAATGAAGGGTCTCTGTCGCGTGCTAGGGGATCCGGACACCATCAAGTCCCCGTCAACCGTCCTGACGAGCATCAGTAAATCCAGCCTGACGGACGAGCAGAAAGGCGCGGTGGAGAACGCGGAGCTGGAGTGTTACAACAGCCTGGCAG CTTGTCTGTTGCAGATGGAGCTGGTAAATTATGAACGAGTAAAAGAATACTGTCTGAAGGTTTTGAGAAAAGAGGGCGAGAATTTTAAAGCTCTGTATCGCTCTGGTGTGGCGTATTATCACCTGGGAGACTTCAGCAAAGCCTTGCACTACCTGAAGGAGTCGCACAAACAACAGCCCTCAG ACACTAATGTCATCCGCTACATTCAGCTCACGGAAATGAAGATTCGCCGAAATGCCCAGAGAGAGAAATCTGAAGTTCTGTAA